One Arcobacter sp. FWKO B genomic window, TCTTCTTCTTTGAGCCTTTGAAACTCTTTGATAAGATAGATTTTAAACTCCGCACTTATCCACATGCCAAACTCAAAAGCTATATCTTTATGGGCATAAGTCCCGCCATATCGCCCAGCTTTTGCAATCAAACCTATGGCATTTGTTTTTTCACTCCACTCTTTTACACTTAGTTTGTAGCTATTCAACCCTGCTTGTGATGTAATTATGGCGAATTCGCCATAATTAAAATTTGGATTATGAATCTTCTCCCAAATTCCCAAATACTCTATAGTGTTTCGATTTCGGAGCCAATCAGAGATAAAAAAGTCGCCATCTTTGGCCCTTAGCATATCAGTTAGTGATATATAGTCTTCCTCTTCTACTTTTAAGATAGTGATTTCATTGTCAAGTACTGTTATTTTTGCCATTTTATTTTTCACTCCTTTTTTGGGTGGGGTTAGGTGTGTTGGTCATTCTATATTTTCCGTATCATCAAACAAACTCTTATAATGTTTCGCTTCCCATTTTTTTCTTTGTTTTTTCCTTCCAGCTTCTCGAAGTTTTAGCTCTCCAAATTCTAGCTCTTGTGTTCCAAAAACTTGTAAAACTCTATAAGTTCTTTTTTTTTCATCTCCAAATTCATCAAAAGTAACTTTTATTTCAAGATGGCAATTTATCAATGAACCGTTAGAAAATTTATGCTTTCCTTCAATAACTTCTTGCTTAAATTTTGAATCAGCCATACTAAAATCAATTTTTTCGTTTTTGTATCGTCCTCGCCAATTATATTTTCCCTCTTTCAAAACTGGCGAGATTATTTCTATCATGGCATCGTCATCTTCTGACATGGTTATGTCATCATGTAAAATAAAGCTTTTAAAATCTTTTCGCTCAACTATATATTCATCCTCATTATTCTCTAAACTTCTATATCCAATTTTTTCTACTTTTTCATAAGCATCAATTTTTTTATAAAAGTTTGAAATATATTTTTGAACGAGCTTATCATTGAGCTTCTTCTCTATTTGTGCTTGTAGCTTTAAAGTCTTTTGTTGATTGTCTAACTCTAAATTTTGAAGTGTTGCTTCTTTGATTTTTTTATCCAAAGCTTCAGTTTGTGTGTTTCTAGTTGCATAATGGGTGATAATATCATTTAAAGCAGGAGATAAATAATGTAAAGTTGGTAACACAATAGCTAATATTTCAATTAAACCACCCTCTTGATAAGCTTCCGTTTCGATTTTTAACTCACTATCTAAAAGCTCATCTATCCTTTTAACTGCTTCAAGAAAATCTTTTTCAGCCTTATTCCTCACAAAAGCATTCATAGCATGTGAGTTGTCTTTTAGGTAATAGTGGAGTTTAAATTTAGTTTTTAATTTATCAATCATTTTGCATTTCCTACTTGAATTTCTCCATAGCTATAAGGTATCTATAAATTTGTCACACTCTTCAATAATAAATTGTGGTGCAATGTCATATTTCATTGGATCAAGTTGAAATAATAGTTCATTTTCAATATGATAAACTTCATTAATAAATTTCATGAAAACATCATCAGGTTTTTTATTTTCTTCTAATCCATCAATGATAATTCTAAACAAGATTATTTTTGCAAAACTATCAACTGTTTGTTTATATATTTCAATAAGCTGTATATTGTCTTTGAATTTATCCAAAAGTGAATCGTAATCAAAATTTTCAATTTTAGTTTTAATTCCATCTATGCCATTATTAAAGTCATCTTCTGATAGTTCTTGACACTTATAATCTATTGTTTTTTTTCTTTGGTCTGTCGCTTCTTCTTTAATTCTTTTGTGAAGTAAGTTTGACAAAACCTCATACTCATTACTTCTATCATCTATTGATTCATAATATCTTCTCAAATAAATTATTTTGATTATCTCGTTTATAGACTCTGATGCTATAATTTGATTACAAATTTGAGAAAATGACATCAAATCATTTTTTGTTATTTCTAATTCATTTACTTTATTATTTGTTGTATTTATAAAACAAGCATTAGTTAGATTTCCAAATTTATGATGTAAAACTTTTACAGAGTCAATAATTGGCTCTATATCGTGTGTTAGCATTAAAACTGTTTTACCTTTAAAAGAATTATCTTCTCTAAATAACATATCCATAATTGCATATTTTTTATTTTTATCAAAAGAAGAAATTGGATCATCTAAAACTATCAAATCTGATTTTTCTGAAAGTGCTCTATACATAAAAAGAATTAATGCAAAAGCATTCTTCTCTCCAAAACTTAAATATTGATTTCCTCTTGATATTTTTTCGTCCGACTCTATATGTTTTAATCTCAATTTATAATCTTTATTTTCATCCGTTATTAATACCTCGTATTTATAACCAGCTTTTATAAGAAATTGATTTATATGCTTTTGATTTTTTTCTATAGATTTTCTAATTTCTGTTTTTTGTATTCCAATATTTTTTTGAAGTTCTGTAATCTGCTCTAATGTTGTGTCCAAAGATTTATTAAATTCTTCCACAATTTGTTCGGTTTTAGTTGATTTCAATTTATCAAAACTTTCATCTATTTTTATCTTTAAACTCTCAATCTTTTCTTTGATTTTTTCATCTTTTAAGTTATGAAACGAAACATCCTTTAATCTTTCCAACCTTTGCAAGAAACTATCTATCTGACCTTTAATCGTAACTAAATATGTTTTTTCTTCATGAAGTAGCCCGTCGGTTTTTTTTGTAATTTCTCTCAACTTATCTTTTGAAGAAGTTGAAAAGTAATCTCCTAAATCTTCTAAAACCCTGATTATCTCTATAAAATTTTTAATGACATTTTTATCATAATTTTCTGAAATAGATTTAATTTTTACTTTTTTTGATTCATCTGTAGGTGAAACACAATACGGACAACTATCATGTTCCTGACTAAAATCATTACCTTTAATTTGCCATTCCAACCAACTAACACACTTTTCTTTATTTTGTATAAATGGTTTATAATCTTCTAAACCATCTGGAATGTTTTCTATTTTATTACCATCTTTTAGCCCCTTGGAAATTGCCGAAGCATCAGAAAGTCCATCTTTTGTTGTCTTAAAACTTTTTGATAAATTCTCAAAATCTAAAATTATCTTGTCTAGCTCACTATTATTCAAAAAAACTTTTTTTATAGTTTCTAATTGTTGTTCTATTTTTCTCTCTGTTTCAAGATAACTTGGAGTTTGTATAAAAATTTGAAAACTATTTGAAATCAACTCATCTTCTTTATAAACGAATTGGCTTAAATACTCTTCATTAAAAATAGATACACTTTTTATATCTTCGGAAATTATGACTTCAGGTTTTGTTTCTGATTTTGCACTCTTAACCTTAAAAGGTGTTAATTCTTTTAATTTGTCAGGTGATTCAATTCCATATTTTATCGCTTTTGCAATTGTACTTTTTCCAGTTCCATTGATACCGTATTTAATATTAAGTCTATTTATGACTAAAGTTACTTTGCCTTCATCAATATTATTACAATTTTTTATTTCAATAATTTTATGCATATATAATCCTTTATTTTTACTTCCCAATTCAAAAGTTTTTTCAAAGCTATCTCTTCATCTTGGTATGGGTTACTCATTCTTGTAACTTTTTTGATGGAAAAGCTGTTACATTCGCCCTTTTTTATACTCTTTTATCATGGTTATTTTTGTTTTAAATATATTTATTGCTTATTAATTCCATAAGTCTTAGAATCACAAAGAATAGCATATAGATACTTGTAAATGGATAAAATAAAGTATGGGATTACTTGTTTTTTTTGATATACAATCAGATGTTACAAATATTCAGCTTTTCCCTAATGCCCCTTATATTAAATACTTAAAGAATATTCTAGTACAATTAAATATCTAAAATTAGATATTTAATAGGAGTAGCCTATACTAACAATAAACATACTCCCCATACAACAACAAATACCACGATACTCAAAAATACTATAGAACTACCTACATCTTTTGCCCGTCCTGCCATAGGGTGATGTTCTAGAGTTACCAAATCTACGGCTCTTTCTATAGCACTATTTATAACTTCAGCTATAAGCATACCCATTAGTGACATAAACATCAATAATTTGTAGATAATATCAAGTTCGATAAATATTAAAACAGGTAAAAGTATAATAGCAATGATTAACTCTATTTTAAAAGAAGATTCATTTTTGATGATATCTTTTAACCCTTGCAAGGCATATATAGTATTTTTAAAGAAGTTATATTTGGGTTGATTTCGCATCTTGTGTCCTAAAGATTTTCTAAATTATAGCATATTAGAATTAATTAAAACAAACTTGAATACACAATAATATTTTGGACAAGTAGTATAGAATCTTTTATAGGCTCACTTTTAGAAAAAGAATGCTTTACACAAGATTCTGTTGTATTATAATCTCTCGCACAGATTTTTGCATAATCTCTTTTGCATTTTTGGCGATAATCGTAAATTCTTTTGTTTGAGGTTCTATTTTACTTATCTCTAAATCATAATTACTTTTATCAAGTTTATCCAAACTTAAAGTTAATTTCTCAAGATCATCAAAAGATATAAATCTAGTATAAATTAACTTTTGTAAGATAGTGTTATCAAGTATTATAGCAACCGCCAAATCAAATATATCCCTTGTTAAATTGTCCTCTTTTCTCCACTTGATTTTCTTTGCTATAATATCTTCGATTGATTCGTAATGTAAATCATAGGTAAGATTTAAAGTAGTATTTTTTATAGGAGGATGTATAATAGATTCATTTAGTATAAAATCTACTTTTATTTCATCTTTTGTTTTGAGCTGTATATGATGATTTATACCATCAAATCTATAATTACTATTATCAAATAGAAGAGTTTCATCGATATACCATTTTGGATTTAGAAAATCAAAAAGTTGAGATTCTGTTATAAATATATCTATATCAAATGATTTCCTATGTTGAAAGTGAAACATAGACAAAGCTGTACCCCCCCACCAAAAGTCCACCAGTTTTTTAAAGATGATTGTTTTTCAATTGGTTCTAATAGTTCATAGTAAACACTATTTAGAGTCTCTATTTGGAGACTAAAATTCTTTAAATAGCCATTCATACTGTGGTATTTCCTTTTGATTGAACTGAGTCAAATAAAACTCATAAAGTTTTTTTAGATTTGATTTCTTGATATTGTATAACTCGCAATATTTGACCACATCTTCATAATTTACCTCTTTGAATAATGTCGTAATAGCATATTGATACTTGATAGTTGTATTAACTTGTGAGAAAATACAATACAAATCATCTATCGTATAATGAAGTCTTTGGTCACTAATAGAATTATTAATAGTTGCAAGTATCCATTTTGCTATAGAGTTTTTCTTTTCCTCTTGTGCTATTTCATTGAAAGCTCTTATAAATCCATACTCTTCCTTATCTAAGTGCAAATCATATTCAAGTTGTTTCATAAGTATAAATTCAGGCTTCAGTCCAAAAAACTTAGCAAATTTCTTTGCTGTATGTATAGTAAAACCTCTTTTTTTCTGATAAAGTTCACTTATCGTTTTTTTACCGATATTCAGTGCATCACAAAGTTTATCTTGGGTTATACCATAAGGCTCTATATATTTTTCTTTAATAAAATCAATTGGTGCTATCATATTCTATTTATCCTATTATGATAATATTAGTTGACTATTATATTATCATAATAGGATAATATTGTCAAGTGATAAGCCATCCTATTCTTAATTAAAATCAAAATTTAGCTATAATCTAGTAATAATTTACAACAGGTCTAATAAATGAAAAAAATCACCGTTTCAAAAGAAGCAATAGTAAAACTTAAATCTCTGTTTTGTTGGGTATATCAAAATGAACTAGCAACTCCTCCAAAAGATTTAGCTGATGGAGATATAGTAGAGATTTATACCGCTGGTGGAGAGTTTTTAGCTGTTGGGTATATCAACCAAAAAAGTGTTATTAGTGTAAGGGTACTAAGTTTTGAAAAAGTAGAGATAAATAAAGAGTTCTTTAGAGCTAAACTTCAAACGGCAATAGACAAAAGGAAACATATAACAAGCAAATCAAATGCTTATAGACTGGTTCATTCAGAAGCAGATATGTTAGCTGGGCTTATAGTGGATTTTTATAATGGTTATCTAGCTATACAAATCAATACTTTGGGTATGGAAAAACAAAGGGATATTATCATAGAGCTTTTGGTAGATATGCTTAGTC contains:
- a CDS encoding KilA-N domain-containing protein, which translates into the protein MAKITVLDNEITILKVEEEDYISLTDMLRAKDGDFFISDWLRNRNTIEYLGIWEKIHNPNFNYGEFAIITSQAGLNSYKLSVKEWSEKTNAIGLIAKAGRYGGTYAHKDIAFEFGMWISAEFKIYLIKEFQRLKEEELKQLGWDIRRNLTKLNYKIHTDAIKENLIPKELTSSQINFVYANEADILNVALFGMTAKEWRDTNRDKKGNIRDDADVNQLVCLANMESLNAHFINEGISQKERLQKLNKIAIGQMRILNSENIKTISNPK
- a CDS encoding AAA family ATPase, which translates into the protein MHKIIEIKNCNNIDEGKVTLVINRLNIKYGINGTGKSTIAKAIKYGIESPDKLKELTPFKVKSAKSETKPEVIISEDIKSVSIFNEEYLSQFVYKEDELISNSFQIFIQTPSYLETERKIEQQLETIKKVFLNNSELDKIILDFENLSKSFKTTKDGLSDASAISKGLKDGNKIENIPDGLEDYKPFIQNKEKCVSWLEWQIKGNDFSQEHDSCPYCVSPTDESKKVKIKSISENYDKNVIKNFIEIIRVLEDLGDYFSTSSKDKLREITKKTDGLLHEEKTYLVTIKGQIDSFLQRLERLKDVSFHNLKDEKIKEKIESLKIKIDESFDKLKSTKTEQIVEEFNKSLDTTLEQITELQKNIGIQKTEIRKSIEKNQKHINQFLIKAGYKYEVLITDENKDYKLRLKHIESDEKISRGNQYLSFGEKNAFALILFMYRALSEKSDLIVLDDPISSFDKNKKYAIMDMLFREDNSFKGKTVLMLTHDIEPIIDSVKVLHHKFGNLTNACFINTTNNKVNELEITKNDLMSFSQICNQIIASESINEIIKIIYLRRYYESIDDRSNEYEVLSNLLHKRIKEEATDQRKKTIDYKCQELSEDDFNNGIDGIKTKIENFDYDSLLDKFKDNIQLIEIYKQTVDSFAKIILFRIIIDGLEENKKPDDVFMKFINEVYHIENELLFQLDPMKYDIAPQFIIEECDKFIDTL
- a CDS encoding diacylglycerol kinase; the encoded protein is MRNQPKYNFFKNTIYALQGLKDIIKNESSFKIELIIAIILLPVLIFIELDIIYKLLMFMSLMGMLIAEVINSAIERAVDLVTLEHHPMAGRAKDVGSSIVFLSIVVFVVVWGVCLLLV
- a CDS encoding nucleotidyl transferase AbiEii/AbiGii toxin family protein; this translates as MDFWWGGTALSMFHFQHRKSFDIDIFITESQLFDFLNPKWYIDETLLFDNSNYRFDGINHHIQLKTKDEIKVDFILNESIIHPPIKNTTLNLTYDLHYESIEDIIAKKIKWRKEDNLTRDIFDLAVAIILDNTILQKLIYTRFISFDDLEKLTLSLDKLDKSNYDLEISKIEPQTKEFTIIAKNAKEIMQKSVREIIIQQNLV
- a CDS encoding helix-turn-helix transcriptional regulator; protein product: MIAPIDFIKEKYIEPYGITQDKLCDALNIGKKTISELYQKKRGFTIHTAKKFAKFFGLKPEFILMKQLEYDLHLDKEEYGFIRAFNEIAQEEKKNSIAKWILATINNSISDQRLHYTIDDLYCIFSQVNTTIKYQYAITTLFKEVNYEDVVKYCELYNIKKSNLKKLYEFYLTQFNQKEIPQYEWLFKEF